A stretch of Plasmodium chabaudi chabaudi strain AS genome assembly, chromosome: 14 DNA encodes these proteins:
- a CDS encoding 3-hydroxyisobutyryl-coenzyme A hydrolase, putative, translating to MLNQRKCFHLSIFKLKNISHIKNLKWNEINFSDKNYLFTCTNFEKKKPNVKNLVTYENKNAKSFYKYSNNSNLHTNTQKIENNHKNVLSKKMENTNENINMNKRYISDEPNKGGNLRNAENEKNNELDRYNMENMKDDIKSKNGNCDDIIDLTLSDVWSKKTLIVEYKNNIFEILLNRKEKLNAINKDMITGLLNMVKSLSNDDRCNLIVIRSINQNCFCSGSDVKDIVQNKEQGINHLKQLYKYINFISKINKNVLCIWNGYAMGGGLGISMYTKYRIINRNVIFAMPENKIGFFPDVGSCYFLKKYFPRNIALHIGLTSLRLNEMDLINFKVCTNYIENVDQFLNELYNIKKEDPDKFNEELIKILNKYPPNVNINAKPVLTEELISNIDKYYSSANTLEELINNLKKDEDNNNFCKQLLSDINANCYFSCQLWFSYFIYNYDKSMEEVLDNDFKMTQYFLYHTNTFEKGVTEVLIKKNKNFQWSKDHENNPVQLEETIEDILMNKNLLSIKDEFI from the coding sequence ATGCTAAATCAAAGGAAATGCTTTCATCTCAGtatattcaaattaaaaaatatttctcacataaaaaatttaaaatggaatgaaataaattttagtGATAAAAACTATTTGTTTACATGTACAAACtttgaaaagaaaaaaccaAACGTGAAAAATTTGGTGacttatgaaaataaaaacgcAAAAAGtttctataaatattccAATAATAGTAATTTACATACTAATACACagaaaatagaaaataatcataaaaatgtattatctaaaaaaatggaaaatacaaatgaaaatattaatatgaacAAGCGATATATATCTGACGAACCTAATAAAGGCGGCAATCTTAGGAATGCTGAAaatgagaaaaataatgaattagatagatataatatggaaaatatgaaaGATGACATAAAATCAAAGAATGGCAACTGTGATGATATTATAGATCTAACCCTATCTGATGTATGgtcaaaaaaaacattaataGTAGAATACAAAAACAACATATtcgaaatattattaaataggaaagaaaaattaaatgctataaataaagatatgATTACTGGATTATTGAATATGGTCAAAAGTTTAAGTAATGATGATAGATGCAATTTGATAGTAATAAGAAGCATCAACCAAAATTGTTTTTGCTCAGGCTCAGACGTAAAAGATATAGTTCAGAATAAAGAACAGGGGataaatcatttaaaacaactttataagtatattaattttatttcaaaaatcaataaaaatgtattatgcATATGGAATGGATATGCTATGGGTGGGGGGCTAGGTATATCTatgtatacaaaatatCGAATCATAAATAGAAATGTAATATTTGCTATGccagaaaataaaatagggTTTTTCCCTGATGTTGGAAGCtgctattttttaaaaaaatattttccacGAAATATTGCTTTACACATAGGATTAACATCATTGCGATTAAATGAAATggatttaattaattttaaagtGTGTACtaattatatagaaaatgtaGACCAATTCTTgaatgaattatataatattaaaaaagaagacccagataaatttaatgaagaacttattaaaattttaaataagtaCCCTCCAaatgttaatattaatgCAAAACCAGTATTAACAGAAGAATTAATTAGTAATATCGACAAGTATTATTCATCTGCCAATACTTTAGaggaattaataaataatttaaaaaaagatgaagataataataatttttgtaaacaATTATTGTCAGATATAAACGCTAATTGTTATTTTAGCTGCCAATTATGGttctcatattttatatataactatGACAAATCTATGGAAGAAGTATTAGATAACGATTTTAAAATGACCcagtattttttatatcacaCTAATACATTTGAAAAGGGAGTAACTGaagtattaataaaaaaaaataaaaattttcagtGGAGTAAGGATCACGAAAATAATCCTGTGCAATTGGAAGAAACTATTGAAGATATTTTgatgaataaaaatttattgtcTATTAAAgatgaatttatataa
- a CDS encoding polyadenylation factor subunit 2, putative: protein MFNDEQYASSYYPTKLGIDRPAVDFNSSICNFLKSDIYKRKFERRLYVNHPIYLRRIKPLFCYSNMIDRFDGVLSHLAFSCLNKSKGAIASLKWFNDGKRLLTGTQLSELAIWNGVYFNFEDMKRIPIGGGAVSCLEWSKNDNVFAGNSLGQIVILSSALNLLDNYAFEGLTKCVLDISLSCCNTKLAGCSDTCDPMIWDIKTRKVIKSLKCKNIDTNNTSCLSWNPINDIVASGNRTQTISLWDIRVTKPIISINAHKANVNKVKWNYNGIYLLSCSKDSLIKLWDIRNFKLLYSYKNDNIINTTSTTTTSRFTANYEPTYITWNPIQNHIFASSDNKGNIKFYNTNDNRCTQTISFAHGIDKPCSITLLDWNPFGHLLTSFGDDKLLKFWSASSCDSIISKEIDAKQLTSIYNGGTFPNSRYVNDENMLDVSSNQSIKDSDEENYTKNTLNDNFYKKINKKKRKGKRKHTSNINLKKTE, encoded by the exons ATGTTTAATGACGAGCAATATGCAAGCAGTTACTATCCTACCAAGTTGGGGATAGATAGGCCCGCAGTTGATTTTAATTCATCAA TTTGCAATTTTCTAAAGAGTGACATATACAAGAGAAAATTCGAAAGAAGGCTATACGTGAATCATCCAATATATTTACGAAGAATAAAACCATTATTTTGCTACAGTAATATGATAGATCGATTTGATGGCGTATTATCACATTTAGCATTTTCATGcttaaataaaagtaaaggAGCAATAGCAAGCTTAAAATGGTTTAATGATGGTAAAAGGTTATTAACAGGCACCCAATTAAGTGAATTAGCTATATGGAATGGagtatattttaattttgagGATATGAAAAGAATACCAATTGGGGGAGGTGCCGTTTCCTGCTTAGAATGGTCTAAAAACGATAATGTATTTGCAGGTAATTCATTAGGGCAAATAGTTATATTATCTTCTgcattaaatttattagatAATTATGCTTTTGAAGGTTTAACAAAATGTGTATTAGATATAAGCTTATCGTGCTGTAATACTAAATTAGCCGGGTGTTCAGATACATGTGATCCTATGATTTGGGACATAAAAACTCGAAAAGTTATAAAATctttaaaatgtaaaaatatcgaTACTAACAATACTAGCTGCTTATCATGGAATCCAATAAATGATATTGTAGCTAGTGGAAATAGAACCCAAACAATTTCTTTATGGGATATAAGAGTTACTAAACCTATTATCTCTATAAATGCCCATAAAGCAAATGTTAATAAAGTAAAATGGAATTATAAcggtatttatttattaagttGTAGTAAAGATAgtttaattaaattgtgGGATATtagaaattttaaattattatattcttataaaaatgacaatattattaatactaCATCTACTACTACTACTTCTAGATTTACTGCAAATTATGAACCTACATATATCACATGGAACCCAATACAAAATCATATTTTCGCTAGCTCAGATAATaaaggaaatataaaattttataatactaATGACAATAGATGTACACAAACGATATCATTTGCTCATGGCATAGATAAGCCATGTTCTATTACATTATTAGATTGGAACCCATTTGGGCATTTACTTACATCTTTTGGAgatgataaattattaaaattttggtCTGCATCTAGTTGTGATTCTATTATTTCAAAAGAAATAGATGCAAAGCAGTTAAccagtatatataatggcGGAACATTTCCTAATTCTCGATATGTTAATGATGAAAACATGCTAGATGTCAGCAGTAATCAATCGATTAAAGATTCagatgaagaaaattaCACGAAAAATActttaaatgataatttttacaaaaaaattaataaaaaaaaacgtaaAGGAAAGCGTAAACATACAtctaatataaatttaaaaaagactGAATGA
- a CDS encoding ribosome-binding factor A, putative: protein MRLLQAERLVLILTKRKGFFFSTFRKRTKNEKYDDLETKHLYWSINNLKKEYLNDDNDNFLKDIENLKIEEDISDIVGIKNSIPENREINEQTEKYLLKQGCKNPIEKDQLKEINKIFNPSLKILTYKENDYSKNLDKLMLQKALHNNMKINKISEINEQHKNGSSFVESHNNDNLKNHKQDNYMSKKMEKLKRKEDCGNNNDDFHFNRYNNNVLEKNEKTENADISKTEEENYNFEIENNKKDNSIFDYESLKGKSLYQDLTHDEYEYVNKLYLKKCDVDRKIRWFKMSNMLNPIKEAKSIINSFKLSKDEEKEAIKHQKEKYLNGRDPDNEFPIKENIKPYYEDDGMFGHKIQKICEQNKYDEIVSRIRMKIRKEKLENSKIIKEKIPNVARHILDPIKYHVNRRKVRVEKLLHTHLEQLLNCNNSYFKFYLLKGLHISIHHLEMKSNRSLCKIVYSLLNKDVTHEMIQEKLDKVAFILRKLLARKLQLGYTPPLKFVPLKDQQETSIKNIQYYKLYAKYNYPQHISNNRETNQKMIDFYNQDISGF from the coding sequence ATGAGACTTTTGCAAGCCGAAAGGTTAGTTTTAATTCttacaaaaagaaaaggttttttttttagcacatttagaaaaagaacaaaaaatgaaaaatatgatgattTGGAAACTAAACATTTATATTGGtcaattaataatttgaaaaaggaatatttaaacgatgataatgataattttttaaaagatatagaaaatttaaaaattgaagaAGATATTTCTGATATTGtaggaataaaaaacaGTATACCTGAAAATCGAGAAATAAATGAACAAactgaaaaatatttacttaAACAAGGATGCAAAAATCCAATTGAGAAAGAtcaattaaaagaaattaataaaattttcaatccatcattaaaaattttgacatataaagaaaatgattattCAAAGAACCTAGACAAATTGATGTTACAAAAAGCgttacataataatatgaagataaataaaatttcagAAATAAATGAGcaacataaaaatggtTCTTCATTCGTTGAGTCTCATAATAACGATAATCTAAAAAATCACAAACAGGATAACTATATGagcaaaaaaatggaaaaactTAAAAGGAAAGAAGATTgtggaaataataatgatgatttTCACTTTAatagatataataataatgtgttggaaaaaaatgaaaaaacagAAAATGCAGATATTTCCAAAACGGAGGAAGAAAactataattttgaaattgaaaataataaaaaggataaTTCGATTTTTGATTATGAAAGTTTAAAAGGGAAAAGTTTGTACCAGGATTTAACACATGATGAATATGAATATGTGAATAAGTTGTatcttaaaaaatgtgatgTAGATAGAAAAATAAGATGGTTCAAAATGAGTAATATGCTTAATCCTATTAAAGAGGCCAAATCAATCATAAATTCTTTTAAACTAAGTaaagatgaagaaaaagaagCAATAAAACaccaaaaagaaaaatatttaaatggaAGAGACCCAGATAATGAATTTCctattaaagaaaatattaaaccATATTATGAAGATGACGGAATGTTTGGTcataaaattcaaaaaatatgcgaACAAAATAAGTATGATGAAATAGTCTCACGAATACGTATGAAAATaaggaaagaaaaattagaaaattcaaaaattattaaagaaaaaataccAAATGTAGCTCGTCATATATTAGACccaataaaatatcatgTTAACAGAAGAAAAGTAAGAGTAGAAAAGCTTTTACATACTCATTTAGaacaattattaaattgtaataattcatattttaaattttatttgttaaaaGGGTTACACATTTCTATACATCATCTTGAAATGAAATCAAATAGATCCCTTTGTAAAATCgtttattcattattaaacAAAGATGTTACTCATGAAATGATACAAGAAAAATTAGATAAAGttgcttttattttaagaaaattattagcTCGAAAGCTTCAACTAGGTTATACACCTCCTCTTAAGTTTGTTCCTCTAAAGGATCAACAAGAAACAagcattaaaaatatacaatattataaattatatgcaaaatataACTATCCTCAGcatatatcaaataatagagaaacaaatcaaaaaatgatcGACTTTTATAACCAAGATATATCAGGTTTTTAA